The following are encoded in a window of Geobacter metallireducens GS-15 genomic DNA:
- a CDS encoding 3-hydroxyacyl-CoA dehydrogenase family protein — translation MGIGKVAVIGSGIMGHGISQVVATAGINVALNDISDQVLEKAKSHIAASLDRGIQRGKLTEEDKKSILGRISYTTDIAQAVKDADLVVEAAPENLELKHSIFRKLDQYCKPEAILASNTSQYSITELASVVANPSRVIGMHWFNPPVAMKLIEIIRGLETSDAVLNEIETFSAAVGKETVVCKDSQGFISTRVLVAMRLECYRLVEEGIATPEDIDKTLRLAFGHPMGQFELADFSGLDIEPAACEALTKTFGDRFRAPQILLHRVKAGKLGRKSGEGWYKYDK, via the coding sequence ATGGGTATTGGGAAAGTGGCGGTTATCGGATCGGGAATCATGGGGCATGGCATATCGCAGGTGGTTGCGACGGCCGGCATCAACGTAGCGCTGAACGATATATCTGATCAGGTTCTTGAGAAAGCGAAATCACACATTGCGGCATCACTTGACCGCGGCATCCAGCGGGGGAAACTGACCGAAGAGGACAAAAAGTCCATTCTTGGACGGATCTCATACACGACTGACATCGCCCAGGCAGTGAAAGATGCCGATCTTGTCGTCGAGGCTGCCCCGGAAAACCTGGAGCTGAAACATTCGATCTTCAGGAAGCTCGACCAGTACTGCAAACCGGAGGCTATACTGGCATCCAATACCTCCCAGTACAGTATTACCGAGTTGGCATCGGTTGTGGCAAATCCGAGCAGAGTGATCGGGATGCACTGGTTCAACCCGCCAGTGGCCATGAAATTGATCGAGATCATCAGGGGGCTGGAGACATCCGACGCGGTGCTGAACGAAATTGAGACGTTTTCCGCCGCGGTGGGGAAGGAGACGGTCGTCTGCAAGGATTCGCAGGGGTTCATCAGCACGCGGGTTCTCGTAGCGATGCGCCTTGAGTGTTATCGCCTGGTGGAGGAGGGGATCGCAACCCCCGAAGATATCGACAAGACACTGCGACTTGCCTTTGGCCATCCGATGGGACAGTTCGAGCTTGCCGATTTTTCAGGACTGGATATCGAGCCTGCCGCCTGCGAGGCCCTGACAAAGACCTTTGGTGACCGTTTCCGTGCCCCACAGATCCTGCTGCACCGCGTCAAAGCCGGAAAGCTGGGAAGGAAGTCGGGAGAGGGGTGGTACAAGTACGATAAATAG
- a CDS encoding thiolase family protein, with product MGNQNDIVIISAARTPFSKFGGLLKQIHSIELGAMIIREVLQRSGLKGSDIDEVYYGMCIQSEAALKYNVVARQAMLHAGLPPETLSLTVDRACCSSLAAVQLGRKSLLLDEAKVCMAVGAENMSNTPVVLNGHRWGTGLGKPEMVDHLNPIMYVGFNSLAGDAGAVALEYDVSREMQDAWAYASQMKYQAAKAAGKFRPGEEVAAIELSQKKGDPVIFAEDEFPKPNTTPEGLAKLPPVYGSATVTAGNAPGLDAGASALIITKRATADALGVKPLGVILSVASVASAPRGIAEVPAFAIQKALDRASVQLENVDLIEINEAFAAMPLVSTKILADGDQTKWEELLAKTNPNGGAIAIGHPVGASGARILMTAMYELRRRGGGVGVVGICGGLAQGDAAVISVDESCL from the coding sequence ATGGGCAATCAGAACGATATCGTCATTATAAGCGCGGCGCGGACGCCGTTCAGCAAGTTCGGCGGGTTATTGAAGCAGATTCATAGCATTGAGCTCGGTGCGATGATCATCAGGGAAGTTCTGCAGCGGTCCGGCTTGAAGGGGAGCGACATCGACGAGGTGTATTACGGGATGTGCATCCAGTCGGAAGCTGCGCTCAAGTATAACGTTGTGGCGCGGCAGGCCATGCTGCATGCGGGGCTGCCACCCGAAACCCTTTCTCTGACGGTTGACCGGGCTTGCTGTTCGTCGCTCGCCGCGGTCCAGCTCGGGAGAAAGTCTTTGCTGCTGGATGAGGCAAAGGTCTGTATGGCTGTCGGAGCTGAGAACATGAGCAACACTCCCGTGGTGCTCAATGGCCATCGCTGGGGGACGGGGCTGGGAAAACCCGAGATGGTGGACCACCTCAATCCGATCATGTACGTGGGGTTCAATTCTCTTGCCGGTGATGCGGGGGCGGTCGCGCTGGAATATGATGTGTCGAGGGAGATGCAGGATGCCTGGGCCTATGCCTCCCAGATGAAATATCAGGCAGCCAAGGCCGCCGGCAAGTTCAGGCCGGGTGAAGAGGTGGCTGCCATCGAACTCTCCCAGAAAAAGGGCGATCCAGTCATTTTTGCTGAAGACGAATTCCCCAAACCTAACACCACCCCGGAAGGGTTGGCAAAACTCCCACCAGTCTACGGCAGTGCTACGGTGACTGCCGGCAATGCCCCGGGGCTTGACGCCGGTGCGTCGGCCTTGATCATCACCAAACGTGCAACTGCGGACGCGTTGGGTGTCAAGCCGCTGGGCGTCATTCTTTCGGTTGCCAGCGTGGCCAGTGCGCCGCGCGGGATAGCCGAGGTTCCGGCATTTGCGATTCAGAAGGCGCTCGACCGGGCGTCCGTGCAACTCGAGAACGTTGATCTGATCGAGATCAACGAGGCGTTCGCAGCCATGCCGCTGGTGTCAACCAAGATCCTTGCTGATGGCGATCAGACAAAATGGGAAGAGTTGCTGGCCAAAACCAACCCGAACGGCGGAGCCATAGCCATCGGCCATCCTGTCGGTGCAAGTGGGGCCAGGATTTTGATGACCGCCATGTACGAACTGCGCAGGAGAGGTGGCGGGGTTGGTGTGGTCGGTATCTGCGGCGGTCTGGCCCAAGGGGACGCAGCCGTTATCAGCGTTGATGAGAGTTGTCTGTAG
- a CDS encoding (Fe-S)-binding protein, with the protein MEQTLVSPAAAAFFGIPGYLLFSLIPLVGIGAFAYIIGKRLSPLLKGEPDPRINEVPERIVKFLKFGMLQWRQPRYLFAGVLHILLFAGFLVLSLGSISLVIIGIRDGFVLPGLGGRAGVVYSVFKDFAATIVLIVAITAAIRRGVFKPKRYDVPSRYGDKDHTGEAVLVLLLIAALVTCDMLFEGSRAAAQSQAGALHHLLVPVTGSWVAAQLFSSLSPTLLQKIHLGSYFLHEVVFFSFLCLLPFGKHFHVITSLPNVFLTKLSKGRIKPVRWGVTDDELDGLESLGVKKLEDFSWKHMLDFYSCVDCGRCSDNCPANAVGRPLSPRFISIKCRDYAFNRYPLFGDGGNQDERLIGTVLHEDEIWSCTTCGACEEECPVLIEYIDKIVDLRRGMVDEGMVPQSLQKPLGALEKRGNPWGKLEKKRADWTKEAEFAANYPVKVFDGQQQADTLYFVDSITSYDDRMQEIGRATARVLTAAGIDFGILGADERDSGNEVLRFGEETLYQTLKAHNMEVIKETGVRQIVTADPHAFNALKNDYQGLPPVEHISQTIMKSLSSGRIRFSAVEDPAKVYTFHDPCYLGRHNELYDDPRGVLDAIPGLRKVEMDRCRDRSFCCGGGGLMLFFEPEEEQRMGVLRVKMAQEAGANVIVTACPFCMVNIEDAIKVSGLEGTMEVIDLVELADRHLSVT; encoded by the coding sequence ATGGAACAGACACTTGTTTCACCAGCTGCTGCGGCATTTTTCGGCATCCCCGGGTATCTGCTCTTTTCGCTGATCCCCCTTGTCGGAATCGGAGCATTTGCCTACATCATAGGTAAACGATTGTCCCCCCTTTTGAAAGGGGAGCCTGACCCACGAATCAACGAGGTGCCGGAACGTATCGTCAAATTTCTCAAGTTCGGTATGCTGCAGTGGCGCCAGCCGAGGTACCTGTTTGCCGGTGTCCTGCATATCCTGCTGTTTGCGGGGTTCCTTGTCCTGTCACTGGGATCCATATCGCTGGTGATCATTGGCATCAGGGACGGTTTTGTCCTGCCGGGTCTCGGGGGGAGAGCCGGTGTCGTCTATTCGGTTTTCAAGGACTTTGCCGCAACCATCGTGCTGATAGTCGCCATCACAGCAGCTATCCGCAGGGGAGTATTCAAGCCCAAGCGCTATGACGTCCCGAGCCGCTATGGAGACAAGGATCATACGGGCGAAGCGGTACTGGTGTTGCTTCTTATCGCTGCTCTTGTGACCTGCGACATGCTCTTTGAAGGGAGCCGCGCTGCTGCCCAGTCCCAAGCCGGAGCTCTCCACCATCTGCTGGTTCCGGTGACCGGTTCGTGGGTCGCGGCGCAGTTGTTCAGTTCCCTTTCTCCGACGCTGCTTCAGAAAATCCATCTGGGGAGTTACTTCCTGCATGAAGTGGTGTTCTTCTCCTTCCTCTGTCTGCTCCCTTTCGGCAAGCATTTCCATGTTATCACCTCACTCCCCAATGTATTTCTCACCAAGCTCAGCAAGGGAAGGATCAAGCCGGTACGCTGGGGGGTGACTGACGACGAGCTCGACGGCCTGGAATCGTTGGGAGTAAAGAAGTTAGAGGATTTCAGCTGGAAGCATATGCTGGACTTTTACTCCTGCGTCGACTGCGGCCGCTGTTCGGACAACTGCCCTGCCAATGCGGTCGGCCGGCCGCTGTCGCCTCGGTTCATCTCGATCAAATGCCGGGATTACGCCTTTAATCGGTATCCCTTGTTCGGAGATGGGGGGAACCAGGACGAACGTCTGATCGGAACGGTGCTCCACGAGGATGAAATTTGGTCCTGTACTACTTGTGGGGCCTGCGAGGAGGAGTGCCCCGTTCTGATCGAATACATCGATAAGATCGTTGATCTCCGTAGAGGCATGGTCGACGAGGGGATGGTGCCGCAGTCACTCCAGAAACCGTTGGGTGCATTGGAGAAACGCGGCAACCCGTGGGGCAAGCTGGAGAAAAAACGTGCGGACTGGACCAAGGAGGCCGAGTTTGCCGCCAACTATCCGGTGAAGGTGTTTGATGGTCAACAGCAGGCCGATACGCTCTACTTTGTAGACAGTATTACCTCCTATGACGACCGGATGCAGGAGATCGGGCGAGCTACGGCCAGAGTGCTCACCGCGGCAGGGATCGATTTCGGTATTCTCGGTGCGGATGAGCGCGACAGCGGTAACGAAGTGCTCCGTTTTGGCGAGGAAACCCTTTATCAGACGCTCAAGGCCCACAACATGGAAGTCATAAAGGAGACCGGTGTCCGCCAGATTGTTACTGCCGACCCCCATGCTTTCAATGCGCTCAAAAACGACTACCAGGGACTCCCACCTGTGGAGCACATTAGCCAGACTATCATGAAGAGCCTCAGCTCGGGGAGGATCAGGTTCAGTGCGGTCGAAGATCCCGCGAAGGTCTACACCTTCCATGACCCGTGTTACCTTGGCAGGCACAATGAGCTCTATGACGATCCCCGTGGGGTGCTTGACGCTATTCCCGGCTTGCGGAAGGTTGAAATGGACAGGTGCCGCGACCGTTCATTCTGCTGTGGTGGCGGTGGGCTGATGCTGTTTTTCGAGCCGGAGGAAGAGCAGCGCATGGGTGTGCTGCGGGTCAAGATGGCACAGGAGGCGGGGGCCAATGTGATCGTCACGGCATGCCCGTTCTGTATGGTCAATATCGAGGATGCCATCAAGGTCAGCGGACTGGAAGGAACGATGGAGGTCATTGACCTAGTGGAACTGGCCGATAGGCATCTTTCAGTAACGTAA
- a CDS encoding Arm DNA-binding domain-containing protein encodes MLFDNEEKEQGTIIRKPGSRKLYILFYYFNRRVEKTTGLADTKKNREKVRLWLDRIIERRDAGKLIFADAFPGAPENEKAYFAKLEGWQYAPEPRDILFGAYLQEWYQNVWSHYPEGTKKDDYRLIIDYWLVPFFGEMTFFQISGVEIQKFIASLKWKKGTKKGQPLSKARAKNILIPLRTIWNDACDQYRWVLHNPFTNLKKHLPKTQPKRREGFRFDEWREFLKDVWTKAGKASGITDKVPYSMRHSFAAWALTLRIDLNRRVRLMGHGSKKMVYEVYGDYIDGLEEDFWKILEYFGRDWC; translated from the coding sequence TTGCTCTTTGACAACGAGGAGAAGGAACAAGGAACCATCATCAGAAAACCCGGCTCCAGGAAGCTCTATATCCTCTTCTACTACTTCAACCGCCGGGTGGAGAAAACGACCGGCCTTGCCGACACGAAGAAGAACCGGGAGAAGGTCCGGCTCTGGCTGGATCGGATCATCGAACGTAGGGACGCGGGTAAGCTCATCTTTGCCGATGCCTTCCCCGGCGCACCAGAAAACGAGAAGGCATACTTTGCCAAGCTGGAGGGGTGGCAGTATGCCCCGGAACCGCGGGACATCCTCTTTGGGGCGTATCTCCAGGAGTGGTATCAAAACGTCTGGAGCCATTACCCGGAGGGGACCAAGAAGGACGACTACCGGCTGATTATCGACTATTGGCTGGTGCCGTTCTTTGGGGAGATGACCTTCTTCCAGATCAGCGGGGTGGAGATTCAGAAGTTCATTGCCTCCCTCAAGTGGAAGAAGGGGACCAAGAAGGGACAACCCTTATCGAAGGCCAGGGCGAAGAATATCCTGATACCGCTACGCACCATCTGGAACGATGCCTGCGACCAATACCGTTGGGTACTCCACAACCCCTTCACCAACCTGAAGAAGCACCTTCCCAAGACCCAACCGAAACGACGGGAGGGATTCCGGTTCGATGAATGGCGGGAATTCCTGAAGGATGTCTGGACCAAGGCGGGGAAAGCCAGCGGGATAACCGACAAGGTGCCCTATTCCATGCGCCACTCCTTCGCGGCCTGGGCGCTTACCTTGCGGATCGATCTAAACCGGCGGGTGCGGCTCATGGGCCACGGTTCCAAGAAAATGGTCTATGAGGTCTACGGGGATTACATCGACGGGCTGGAGGAGGACTTCTGGAAGATTCTGGAATACTTCGGCCGGGACTGGTGTTAG
- a CDS encoding acyl-CoA dehydrogenase, which produces MANLLVDKRDQIFVLKEMLEIDRLCSFPRYASHAGYEMVLNEAHTFANTELSPTAVDGDQQGCLYDPKTKAVTFPQSFHKPYQKFCEGGWLTMCDSPDVGGDGFPSAVGTAVSEVFYACGFYIYGAAELTHAAAKVIEAYGSEEQKKSYMTKLFAGEWMGTMCLTEPDAGSEVGAVQTVATRNGDGSYAITGTKIFITAGEHDLAGNIIHMVLARVAGDPPGTKGLSLFIVPKFLPDGVGNAGERNDVYCTGIEHKMGLHGLVTCTMAFGDSGKCTGYLLGEQGKGMAEMFHMMNEQRLLVGVEGLSFSTSAFMNAVDYTKSRVQGLSVYPGADKQKSVAIINHPDVKRMLLTMKAYVEGCRSLAYFTSSCMDNAGVADGADRARWQGLVELLTPIVKAYITDNAWTVTALAMQCAGGYGYCSDYPFERLARDCKVTTIFEGTNGIQAMDLMFRKILGNNRVNFNNLLEMIDQTIEKGAADAEISVYAAIVKRAREGLARIVEEMAASSAAGNSLDLYAKTSPFLEAMGDVLLGWLHLWQLTVANPKLQGFIENKSEDEIAKILNKNKNAAFYDGKVLGARFFIGTLLMNTFGKFEQIRSGAAPVISIGEKSFTG; this is translated from the coding sequence GTGGCGAACTTACTGGTTGATAAGCGTGATCAGATATTTGTGCTGAAAGAAATGCTGGAGATTGACCGTCTATGTAGTTTTCCGAGATATGCCAGTCATGCGGGATACGAGATGGTCCTGAACGAGGCACATACCTTCGCCAACACCGAGTTATCCCCTACCGCCGTTGACGGTGACCAGCAGGGATGCCTCTATGACCCGAAGACCAAGGCTGTTACGTTCCCTCAATCGTTTCACAAGCCATATCAGAAATTTTGTGAAGGTGGCTGGCTGACGATGTGCGACAGCCCCGACGTGGGGGGGGATGGTTTCCCTTCGGCCGTGGGAACAGCCGTGTCCGAAGTTTTCTACGCCTGCGGTTTTTATATTTACGGGGCAGCCGAGCTGACGCATGCGGCTGCCAAGGTGATCGAGGCCTATGGGAGCGAAGAGCAGAAAAAGAGCTACATGACCAAGCTCTTTGCCGGGGAGTGGATGGGGACCATGTGTCTCACGGAACCTGATGCGGGGAGTGAGGTCGGTGCGGTGCAGACCGTTGCGACCCGCAACGGGGACGGCAGTTACGCGATTACCGGTACCAAGATATTCATCACTGCCGGCGAGCATGACCTGGCCGGTAACATCATCCACATGGTGCTTGCCCGGGTGGCAGGCGATCCCCCCGGTACCAAGGGGTTGTCCCTGTTCATCGTTCCCAAGTTCCTCCCCGACGGGGTGGGGAACGCCGGCGAGCGCAACGATGTTTATTGTACCGGCATTGAGCACAAAATGGGGCTGCACGGACTTGTTACCTGTACCATGGCATTTGGCGACAGCGGAAAATGTACCGGATACTTGCTGGGGGAGCAGGGCAAGGGGATGGCGGAGATGTTCCACATGATGAATGAGCAGCGCCTTCTGGTCGGTGTTGAGGGGCTCTCATTTTCCACGAGCGCATTCATGAATGCCGTGGATTACACGAAAAGCCGGGTGCAGGGCCTATCGGTATATCCAGGTGCAGATAAGCAGAAATCGGTGGCGATCATCAATCACCCCGATGTGAAGCGGATGCTCCTGACCATGAAGGCCTATGTGGAAGGGTGCCGCAGTCTCGCCTATTTCACCAGCAGCTGCATGGATAACGCGGGGGTCGCAGATGGTGCGGATCGTGCCAGGTGGCAGGGGTTGGTCGAACTGCTGACCCCGATTGTCAAGGCCTATATCACCGACAATGCCTGGACCGTGACCGCTCTGGCCATGCAGTGCGCCGGGGGGTATGGGTATTGTTCCGATTATCCCTTTGAACGGTTGGCGCGTGACTGTAAGGTAACCACCATTTTCGAGGGGACCAACGGCATTCAGGCCATGGATCTGATGTTCAGGAAAATCCTTGGCAACAACAGGGTTAATTTTAACAACCTGCTGGAGATGATCGACCAGACCATAGAAAAGGGGGCTGCAGACGCTGAGATCAGCGTGTATGCGGCAATTGTAAAGCGTGCCAGGGAGGGTCTTGCACGGATAGTCGAAGAAATGGCTGCATCTTCAGCTGCCGGCAATTCCCTTGATCTATACGCAAAGACCAGCCCGTTCCTTGAGGCGATGGGGGATGTCCTCCTCGGTTGGCTGCATCTGTGGCAGCTGACGGTCGCGAATCCGAAATTGCAGGGTTTCATTGAAAACAAGAGCGAAGACGAAATTGCCAAGATCCTGAACAAGAACAAGAATGCGGCATTTTACGACGGCAAGGTGCTGGGAGCCCGGTTTTTCATCGGAACGCTGCTCATGAATACTTTTGGAAAATTCGAGCAGATCAGATCGGGTGCGGCTCCGGTCATCAGCATCGGCGAAAAGTCATTTACGGGTTAA